In the Parcubacteria group bacterium genome, ACGGTTGGGGCGATGTCGCTCATGAGTCCGCGGATCTCCGTTTGATTGCGCATAACCTCTTCCTCGGTTCGTTTGCGATGATTATCCGGAGCGACAAACCATAGCGGGATCGGGCTGGTGTTGTGTTTGGTGTCTACTTCACCGGTGTGTGAGTTGCGCATGATCTCGATGTTGCCGTGGTCTGCGGTAATGAGGAGGCAACCGCCTTTGGTGAGGACTGCTTTGATGAGTTTGTTCATGCAGACATCCGTTGCCTTGGCTGCTTCTTTGGCTGCCGGTTCATTGCCGGTGTGGGCGACCATATCGGGAGCGGCATAATTGATCACATAAAAATCATATTTTTCTGCGTCAACACTCTCAATGATCTTGTCTGTCAATTCGTAGGAGCTCATTTCCGGCTTCTCGTCGAATTTGTCAACTGCGGGGGAGGGGATCAATGCGCGATCTTCGCCGGGGAAAGCCTCTTCGGCGCCACCGTTGAAAAAGTATGTCACATGCGCATATTTTTCAGTTTCTGCGATGCGCAGTTGTTTGCGACCATGTTTGCTGATGACCTCGCCGAGACCATTCTGTACGTTTTCCGGAGGAAAAGCGATATTGACGGGGAGATCTTTTTCATACTCTACCATTGTGACAAAATTGATCTCAAGTTTTTCGCCGCGATCAAATTTTTCGAAACCGGGAAGAGCAAATGCCATCGTAAGTTCTCGTGCGCGATCTTCACGGAAATTAAAAAAGATCACACTGTCGCCATTCTTGATCGTTGCGAGTGGCGCGCCAGCACTGTCTGTGATGATGATCGGTTCAATGAACTCATCTGTGACGTTATTATCATAGGATTTTTGGATTGTGGCGACAGGGTCTGTGGTTTTTTCGCCTATGCCGTGTACGAGCATTTGGTAGGCTTTTTCAACGCGGTCCCAGTTATTGTTGCGGTCCATCGCCCAATTGCGACCGATCAGTGACGCAATTGTGCCAACGCCAATCTGTTTGAGCTTGTCAGCGATCTCCTGTATGACGCGTATGCCGGATGTGGGTGAAGAATCGCGACCATCCATAAAACAGTGAACGAAAAGTTTTTTGACATTCTTTTTGTGTGCGAGGTCAACTAGGGCGTACAAATGTTCTCTTGCCGCATGAACGCCACCGTCGCCAACGAGTCCCATGATGTGAAGTGCGCCATCATGATCTTTGACTTCTTGCATGGCATTGGTAAGAGCAGGATTTTGATCAAAGCTGCCGTTTTGAATTGAGAGGGAAATGCGCGGAAAGCTTTGATAGATGATCTTGCCCATGCCCATTGTCATATGACCAACCTCACTGTTGCCT is a window encoding:
- the gpmI gene encoding 2,3-bisphosphoglycerate-independent phosphoglycerate mutase, with amino-acid sequence MIQKNIMYSPVVLVVIDGWGLSSSPDNPLNQIELPTFDKLNNYYPLVALQASGISVGLPWGEPGNSEVGHMTMGMGKIIYQSFPRISLSIQNGSFDQNPALTNAMQEVKDHDGALHIMGLVGDGGVHAAREHLYALVDLAHKKNVKKLFVHCFMDGRDSSPTSGIRVIQEIADKLKQIGVGTIASLIGRNWAMDRNNNWDRVEKAYQMLVHGIGEKTTDPVATIQKSYDNNVTDEFIEPIIITDSAGAPLATIKNGDSVIFFNFREDRARELTMAFALPGFEKFDRGEKLEINFVTMVEYEKDLPVNIAFPPENVQNGLGEVISKHGRKQLRIAETEKYAHVTYFFNGGAEEAFPGEDRALIPSPAVDKFDEKPEMSSYELTDKIIESVDAEKYDFYVINYAAPDMVAHTGNEPAAKEAAKATDVCMNKLIKAVLTKGGCLLITADHGNIEIMRNSHTGEVDTKHNTSPIPLWFVAPDNHRKRTEEEVMRNQTEIRGLMSDIAPTVLDIMEIRKPEEMQGESLLPSLQ